The genome window TGACTAAGATTCAAATGACTGCTGGCTAAAACAAACAGACTTGTTACATTAAATATTATTCTAACCTGCTCTTTTTGTCCATCATTTGAGTTGGAGCCTGTGCTTCTAAATACACGTGATATTGCTAAATAATGACTCATTCTTGCTGTGAAACCTGTTTTTAAAGACAACTTCCTGGAGTGAACAGGACTGagaagttttctatttttaagcgTTTCCTTAACATCATGAAGTAATTGGACTGTCATGTTGTATTAGAAAATTTATGTGTCCCGTTCAGGGTAACGTTTCAGTATGCATTGAGTACTTCCTCCCCCTGCCTTTGACATTCAACCTCAGGAAAGTTACTGGAATAGCTATTTCCATCATGCTTAAGAGGCCTCTCTAAGGCTGTACTTTTCACTGGTCATGAACacacaagacaaaaaaatagaGCTGAGGTATtgagaaggaaggaaactgACTCACAAATATAAGAGAACTTAATAAAGTAAGCCAGTCAGCAATACAGAAATAAAGCTTAATGTGTTCACTGTAGTGGCTGTAGAAAAATCATCTTGGAAAGTCTGATTCTTTCAGAAGACATACTAGTAGCACTGGATTGTGTGGAACTTGACACCTGAAAAGAACTATGGATCTCACTAATAACGTCTATAAATGGTGTGAAGAAGTAAAACTGCTGCTCTCTAGCTGAAAAAAGTAATTGTGAAACACTCTGCTAAAGGTCACATCTTAAAACTTATTTGTAAGCTTTTTTGGACAAAGATAATGTTTCCTTTTAAGGCTTTTTAACTTGCTTGATGATGTAAATAGAACAGGTTGACAGGAAAGCCTTTCTGCATTATCACTGTAGCTTTGTCTCTGAGGAAGATACAAGTTGGTCTGCCAAAGTAGTTCTGATACTATTACAGCATGTTGTATTGAAGCTATTTATTTCACATAAAAAGTTTGACTTCATTACTTCAAGATGAATAGTAATTAGCATgtacaagagaaaaagaaaataccgAGTCTCCTGCCTGCAtaattaagatttattttttcttatgcaAGATAACATATGTgagtttctttgcttttaggCTCAGACTGCCTTTTCTTCAAATCCAGCTAATCCAGCAATCTTGTCTGAAGCTTCTGCTCCAATTCCTTGTGATGGAGGTAAGCTCATGTACTACATAGTGTCCTATGGATAATGTTGTGGAAAGCAGTTTTGAAATCTTAAAGTTAACAGTACAGTCAAAAATAGCTATAAATATGTTACCCTATTtacaaagggaaataaatgttACCCTGTTTACATTTCCATTTTGGAAATGCTAACACCCACTTTGGTAAGGTGCTATAGGAGTCAAAAAACAGTGTTTGCTTATAAAAGGAAGTTGTGGCAAGCAGTCACCCTTCTCTTTTTGCAACCTTTTCCAAGTGAGCCTACCATAACAAGATCTGATGTTGATGCCTTTGGGCTCTGTTAGCTCTTACCTCAGATACTTAGTTGTCCTTATTTATCACATATGTATTTGTAAGCTTTAGAGGACAGCGTGAGTTAGTCTTTCCTCTTACACTGAGTTTGCTTTGGGACAGAGACAAATCTCTGTCAACAAGTGCCCAGGAAGCTGGCACTTCATCTTGTTGTGCAACCAACATAAAGCTTGCAGCAGATTTTGGAATCGGACGTGTGGTGGGAAATCCATCAGATCTAAAGCTGAATGATTTGTACTTGtactttctccttcttttcttccatgTGCGTGTACATCCACAAAGGTGCACTGGTATGTTTGAGGTTAGAGCTCTGCTTTAGAAAACTTAAGTCTAAAAGGCCTAAAGCCTTGTAACTAGCAAGACCAGCAGCAGTGCTAGAATGGTGGTCAGGAACGCTGCTCGATCAGAGCAGGATGGAACTTTGTCTCCAGTTCTCCTCTGGGTGCTTCTGTATCTAAGATGACTTTAAGGCAGATATTTGCATAGCTCACCAGAGTTGCCTCTGGTAGATCCTGTCTGGATTAGGTACTTACATGGCCTAACCTCACCACACCAAATTTGAGTTTGCTTCAGCAGtcttggcagctctgctgtccatAGTTTGAATTCTCCTACATGTGTTTAGCAAGCAGGAGCTAAAACATAATTTTGACATCAGTTTGTGTGTGACTttctctggaattctgtgaCTGGAGAATGTTTAATCATTCAATATATCCCAAATGAAAGAAGGCCTTACATCACCTATAGGATGTGCCAGACCCACTGGAAATGCTTCTGTTCTGACAGAAATGGGAGACTATACAACATCAAGAGTTTTGTGTTCTGCTATGTGTTCCATTATTTGGAGCACTCtgttttaaatgagaatttaatTCAGGCAGCAAAGATGCATCTGATGTAGTAAAGAACGAAATAGAAGAATTGTGTAGCTGCAGAAATCTTGTGCTGTGTTGTGCATAATCCTAGGGGCTTGCTtgaaaaagcaagcaaaaatagaaaatttaatcATCAAAAGCTTTTTAATCAATATTGATGAAGCTATAACCTTCTGGATTAGTCCAGAAATATGATCAGCCTGCTCTCATGCAAAGCAGCATATTAAAGAgcaaaaaaatctcttgtttATACTGGCATTCACTTTGTATTGACCTTTGCTCCTTCCCAGAAAAGTTACTTTCTATTGCTGGTCAGACATGGATTCTTAAAATAGCTGGTTTTATACATTTTTACCCATAAATGAACACTAGAAACCCAAGCCTTGTGTACTGGGGAGTCTGGTTGCTTCTGAAGCCCTTCTTTCCACTGCCTCTCTTTCCAAGCAGCTTTTTCTGTCCCGACCCATTTAGTGAGAATGTCAGGGGGACTCTTACGAGTTCTCATATCTGGCACTTGTTTTATGGTGCCAGTTAATGATCTGTGGAATGTCAAGAGCAATATCAAGGTTATTTCCAGAGTTGTTCAGCTCAAGGTCTGTGAAGTCTGTCAGTTCAACTTCCTTTCCTCCCACTCCTTGTGCCTCCCTTTGCTTGGGTGTAGAGGGTTGTTTTAAaggctgtgtgtgttttgtcTTGTTGAGAGGCATGTATAAAGCCCCTCCAGTTTGAAGCGGTGACAAACTGACAGCTGCTTTCTCATGAAGACTCACAGCAGACTGTAGTGTGAACCTTAGAACCAGGAGGTTTCTCCAGAAACCTTCCCATGCCTCAGATCTGGAATATCCTTGGCGTGAATGCCTCTTGCTGTTTTTGAACTTGGTGGAaggtctctgtgtgtgttcttCAGCACACCTGGTTtgggggtggggaagggagcagTTCTCCACTAATTGCCCGGAAATTCTGGAGTTGAAGGGCGTGTCCTTATGCAGTGCCGCACAGTGTTGGTTTTGCAACATCACCGTGTGTCTATTGTTGTTTGTGTTGTAAAGGGTGAATAGAGTAACTGAAACTGAAAGTTCTCCTCTAAGTTCTTTCTCTCGGAAGTGCTGCTTGTCTGGTTACTCTTCTGAACCAGGCCAGAATAACAATTGTGATTCAAGTGGGTCTTCTGCCATAATTTTCCAGTTAAATAATTACAAAAGCACAAGATTTGTTGAAGTAATTGTGCATGTGAAAGCAGTTAACTGCTCTTTCTTTTAAACCAACTGTTgtattgatttttgttttgtttttctcctgtagGCTTGTACCCCAGATTGTATCCAGAACTTTCTCAGTATATGGGCCTGAGCCTCAATGAGGAAGAGGTGCAGAGAAACttagcagtggcagcagctgctcagccacaGGGTGTAGGTACCAGTCATGCATATTCTAGAAAACAAAAGCGTAAAGACTAAATGTGTATCTAGCATTCTAGAGAGCAGATTATTGTTTGCCCTAAGTACCATACTTGACTGAGAGGTGAATTATTTAAGTTGCAGTGCCTATTTCAGTCTGTTCTGAAACTGAGCAGTCCATTTCCAATTTtgggagggggtgggggagaTTTGGTGTTGTGGcttattttgtgtgttttttttaaacatcactTCATACAAACTGACATATAGCTGTTCTTAAAAGTTGAAACTAAGTTGTCtggctgttttgttttaatcagcAACTGGTAACACGACCTTCTACTAATTACATGGTAGCTCCGGTGACTGGAAATGATATTGGAATTCGCAGAGCAGAAATTAAGCAAGGCATCCGTGAAGCGATTTTGTGTAAAGATCAAGATGGCAAAATTGGACTTCGCCTTAAGTCTGTTGATAATGTAAGTGTAGAAGTTGCTTTTACCTCTAGAGATCTTACTGCTGGACTATATTAGTAGTGAAGTTAGGATGTGGTCACAAAATAGTCTTCTGTAAAACAATTTCTTATCTGTTACCAGAATATTAAAGTCCTTCATTAGACTTGTGATTAGATTTCCAATTAGATTCCCAGCTCTCTGGACTAGAAGCTGAATTTACAGCTGCAGTTTAATGCCTTGTGTTTTGTAAGatctgaaaaatacataaaatattttttgtttcactttagAGTGTGAACTTGTCCTTGCATAGTTGCTGTGATACTTATTATCAGCTCAGGACTGCTTGTCTTTACCTTTGTGCAAATACTGTGCAGTACTTAATGTTCAGCAGTATGTACTCACTGCCCACAGTTTAGAACTATCTCCTTTTTTGTAAAAGGTGCTTAAACCATTTAAGCCATTTAATCTGAATGTTTTAGAAAATTTGAACTGCAGGTAGCATATAGGGTTAAAATACTTCTCTGTAGTTCTTCTAATGCAGAAAATGGGCTTTTCATAGAGTAGTATggggtggtgtttttttttaacacccCTCTCTCCCAAGGTATTATTTATCATTTGCTTTGATATGCTTTACTTTGTTTTTAGGTGTAGTTTCACTAGAAATAGTTTTGTAACACCTGTTGGAACAGACAAGTATTTAACCCTTTGCTTAAGACTTTAATGTTACGctcatatttttttatatttttaatatttagagATCTAGATAGATTTGCTTGTTTTTGAACTTTGTTCTTGCATTAAGTGTCTGTCAGACTTTTAAATACATCTAGAAACAGACTGAAATTTCAAAATTGCCCCTTATAAAGAGATAATTAGCAGGTCCTTTTGTCTTGTCTGTTTGGCTGATATTGTGTAGAATGGGAAACTTTAggggctgtgtgttctgtgACTGGTCTTCATCTTTAAGCAAGaacttccctttctcctcccctcccttttttccccctcttttgtAGGGTATATTTGTCCAGTTAGTTCAGGCAAATTCTCCAGCATCCCTTGCTGGTCTGCGGTTTGGGGACCAAGTCCTGCAGATCAATGGCGAAAACTGCGCAGGATGGAGTTCTGATAAAGCACACAAAGTTCTGAAACAGGCTTCTGCAGAAAGGATTTCAATGATCATTCGGGACAGGTAAAGCCAGCTGCAGATACGGATTTGCCATAATCCATCACTGAGTAATTCTGAGGGATATGGATCTCCCCTTGCTTGTGCAGGTTTAACAAAATCTGCTTGTCCATGTGCTTCAGTAGTAAAGATCTTCAGAAATGTTCCCTTTTGTGGGGAGCAATCAAAATGGTTCCTAAATTGTAAACTTCCTGGGCCTGATGAGGCATAACATTTTTCCAAGATAAACTAGTGAGTGAGAGATGGCAAAAGTTAAATTTAAACTCTGAAgagttctgtgctttttttcagatacaatttttttaatttagtttaagTGAAAGTCAACAATAAAAGTAACAAAATGTTTGCTGTATTAATTAATAGATTTGCATTTTATGTAGCATGATAGCTTTTCTTGTGAACTCTGTTGACTACATAGGAATTAATGCCAATTTTACTAAAAGCATGCTTGATGACCCgatatgtttttaaataatgatCTTGTAGCTAACTGTATGTAGTAACCACAGGTCAGATTCAACATAAGGCTTGTAGGATGCAAGAAGACAGATGATATTTCATGTGACTAAGTGTATGCCTCAAAGCTTTTTCCATGTTCTTCCTGCTTAAGAACCAAGCCTGACTCAGTGGAGGGCAGCTGCTTTGATTGGGGCAGTTACTTCAAACACTGAATTAAAATACTGTGTCAGTAGATTCCCTGATCTGTCTACCACTTCTGTGCCCAGCATGGCAccctcttcctctgcctttttaAGACACAATTTAAAGGCTTATTGTCCCCAAAGCAGTTGAAATGTTGTTGGGGAAGCCTTGTGCTCCTGTAGTCTACCTACAGCTGTTAAAACTGCCTGCGCTATTTTATTGACCTTGTAATGTTTGTAGAGAACTTTAGTGgatgtttgtttggttggggtgATGGGTAGATGTTGTATGGGatttttgtattattataaTCCAGATGGTGAAATATCTGTAGAACAGGGAAAACATGTAAGGTTTATAAACAAGTATATTTTAATACAACAATATTAACAAAATGAAGTTAAACCAAACAAATTTTCATTATAGAAAATATGAGTCCCTTACAGTACAATTACTTTTTATAAGCTAAAGATGCTAAAATAGAATGTGTTTTTTCCTATGGTTTAGTAGactgaagatttttatttaaaatgtcttttagaCCTTTTGAACGAATTATTACCATGCATaaggacagcacaggacacGTTGGTTTCATATTCAAGAATGGAAAAATAACCTCAATAGTGAAAGACAGTTCTGCTGCAAGAAATGGACTTCTGACAGAGCACAACATCTGTGAAATTAATGGCCAGAATGTAATTGGGTTGAAGGTAAAATAACTACTATGTGTGGGGTGTGGATAGCTGTGAGCTTTTTATGTTTGTATAGTGTGTTTTGGAGAGACAGAAAATGTTATAA of Molothrus ater isolate BHLD 08-10-18 breed brown headed cowbird chromosome 1, BPBGC_Mater_1.1, whole genome shotgun sequence contains these proteins:
- the SDCBP gene encoding syntenin-1, translated to MSLYPSLEDLKVDKVIQAQTAFSSNPANPAILSEASAPIPCDGGLYPRLYPELSQYMGLSLNEEEVQRNLAVAAAAQPQGQLVTRPSTNYMVAPVTGNDIGIRRAEIKQGIREAILCKDQDGKIGLRLKSVDNGIFVQLVQANSPASLAGLRFGDQVLQINGENCAGWSSDKAHKVLKQASAERISMIIRDRPFERIITMHKDSTGHVGFIFKNGKITSIVKDSSAARNGLLTEHNICEINGQNVIGLKDSQVADILATAGNVVTITVMPSSIYDYIIKRMATSIMKSLMDHSVPEV